A genomic region of Gemmata massiliana contains the following coding sequences:
- the rpsM gene encoding 30S ribosomal protein S13 produces MPRIQGVDIPPDKPTHISLRYIRGLGPTTSLEVCEKLKIDPQRRAKELNDKEIAEIAVLLDKEYLVEGPLRRVEGGNIARLKEIKCYRGERHRKNLPVRGQRSKTNARTRKGIRKTVAGKKGVKDMR; encoded by the coding sequence ATGCCCCGTATTCAAGGCGTTGACATTCCGCCGGACAAGCCGACCCACATCTCGCTGCGGTACATCCGCGGGCTGGGGCCGACCACCTCGCTGGAAGTGTGCGAGAAGCTCAAGATTGACCCGCAGCGCCGGGCCAAGGAGCTGAACGACAAGGAGATCGCCGAGATCGCCGTGCTGCTCGACAAGGAGTACCTGGTCGAGGGGCCGCTCCGCCGCGTCGAGGGCGGGAACATTGCCCGGCTCAAGGAAATCAAGTGCTACCGCGGGGAACGGCACCGCAAGAACCTGCCAGTCCGCGGTCAGCGCTCCAAGACGAACGCCCGGACCCGGAAGGGCATCCGCAAGACGGTTGCCGGTAAGAAGGGCGTTAAGGACATGCGGTAA
- the rpsK gene encoding 30S ribosomal protein S11, producing the protein MAKSKKKKARRNVSRGIAHVQSTFNNTIITITDTNGDTLCHSSGGAVGFKGSRKSTPFAAQRAAEECASKASKFGVKEVEVRVKGPGAGRESAVTALQASGLNVKAIEDVTPLPHNGCRPPKKRRV; encoded by the coding sequence ATGGCAAAGTCCAAGAAGAAAAAGGCGCGTCGCAACGTAAGTCGCGGGATCGCGCACGTGCAGAGCACGTTCAACAACACGATCATCACCATTACCGACACGAACGGCGACACCCTGTGTCACTCGTCGGGCGGTGCGGTCGGGTTCAAGGGCAGCCGCAAGAGCACGCCGTTTGCGGCGCAGCGGGCCGCCGAGGAGTGCGCGTCCAAGGCGTCGAAGTTCGGCGTCAAGGAAGTCGAAGTGCGCGTCAAGGGGCCGGGCGCGGGCCGCGAATCCGCGGTGACGGCGCTCCAGGCTTCGGGCCTGAACGTCAAGGCCATCGAAGACGTCACACCGCTCCCACACAACGGCTGCCGCCCGCCCAAGAAGCGCCGCGTGTAA
- the rpsE gene encoding 30S ribosomal protein S5, with amino-acid sequence MARERRDRGEGDSRDNALVDFVVKIRRSACVVKGGRRFSFNALVVVGDRRGKVSYGYGKANEVPPAVEKAIKEGEGNVQRSKKIAVRGSTIPHRVIGKYGASKVILVPAGPGTGVKAGPGVREVLQACGITNILTKVHGSTNPLNLVKATLAGLTQLRTKEDVAQLRGVQL; translated from the coding sequence ATGGCGCGTGAGCGACGAGATAGGGGCGAAGGTGACTCGCGCGATAACGCGCTGGTCGATTTCGTCGTAAAGATCCGGCGGTCCGCCTGCGTCGTCAAGGGCGGCCGGCGGTTCAGTTTTAACGCCCTCGTGGTGGTCGGTGACCGCCGGGGCAAGGTGTCCTACGGCTACGGTAAGGCCAACGAAGTGCCGCCGGCCGTGGAAAAGGCCATCAAAGAGGGCGAGGGCAACGTCCAACGCTCCAAGAAGATCGCCGTTCGCGGCAGCACGATCCCGCACCGCGTGATCGGCAAGTACGGCGCGAGCAAGGTGATCCTCGTTCCCGCCGGCCCCGGTACCGGTGTCAAGGCCGGCCCTGGTGTCCGCGAGGTGCTGCAAGCGTGCGGCATCACCAACATTCTCACCAAGGTTCACGGCAGCACGAACCCGCTGAACCTCGTCAAGGCCACGCTCGCCGGGCTGACGCAACTCCGCACGAAGGAAGACGTTGCCCAACTCCGAGGGGTGCAACTCTAA
- the secY gene encoding preprotein translocase subunit SecY, with protein sequence MNWRSICLAAGIASLVGGLVTFSYGGESWLGWTLTIFGAAASILGFVPDQLLTIFKIPELRKKIFITLIFLAVYRIGYYVPLPMIDQAKMAEKMADAQRGALGQVLGFVSLFSGGNLSNACIFSLGIMPYISASIIVQLLSSGVVPSLEKLRKEGESGRKKLNEITRYLTVPICIIQAIMVVQTVMKPDTGDGGGMGLAPTGYNDGFELWWFGFTAVITLTAGTVLLMWLGEQIDEYGIGNGISLIIMAGIVARIPDATNSLLIDSATGKLKDSVFTLGGGSGADISLEKLIVLAFLFVTVVVGVIAMTKAQRRIPTQSAKHVRGRRVYGGTRQFLPMKVNAAGVMPVIFASTLLILPWFFFNAIYNLSDSSLGWAGTLSTMFQNHRGWLYNFMYVIMIYVFTYFWVAITFNPKEIADNLKDHGSFIPGYRPGKKTADYLERVLMRVTFVGAAFLAIIAIIPNVISSELEIPVQVASFYGGTGLLIVISVALDLVQKINSHLVMRNYPSLTDET encoded by the coding sequence ATGAATTGGCGCTCCATCTGCCTCGCCGCCGGTATCGCGAGTCTCGTCGGTGGTCTGGTCACGTTCTCCTACGGCGGTGAGTCGTGGTTGGGGTGGACGCTCACCATCTTCGGTGCCGCCGCCAGCATCCTCGGCTTCGTGCCGGATCAACTCCTCACCATTTTCAAGATCCCGGAACTGCGGAAGAAGATCTTCATCACGCTGATCTTCCTCGCGGTCTATCGCATCGGCTACTATGTTCCGCTGCCGATGATCGACCAGGCGAAGATGGCCGAGAAGATGGCCGACGCCCAGCGCGGCGCGCTCGGTCAGGTGCTCGGGTTTGTCTCGCTGTTCTCCGGTGGTAACCTCAGCAACGCTTGCATCTTCTCACTCGGCATCATGCCGTACATCTCCGCGTCCATCATTGTGCAGCTCCTGTCGAGCGGCGTGGTGCCGTCGTTGGAGAAGCTCCGCAAAGAGGGCGAGAGCGGGCGGAAGAAGCTCAACGAAATTACCCGCTACCTGACGGTGCCGATCTGCATCATCCAGGCGATCATGGTCGTGCAAACGGTCATGAAACCGGACACCGGAGACGGCGGAGGGATGGGACTGGCCCCAACGGGCTACAATGACGGCTTCGAGTTGTGGTGGTTCGGGTTCACGGCCGTTATCACGCTGACCGCCGGGACCGTGCTCCTCATGTGGCTCGGTGAGCAGATCGACGAGTACGGGATCGGTAACGGTATCTCGCTCATCATCATGGCCGGTATCGTGGCCCGCATCCCGGACGCGACCAACTCGCTCCTGATCGACAGCGCGACCGGTAAGCTCAAAGACTCGGTGTTTACCCTCGGCGGTGGATCAGGAGCGGACATCAGCCTCGAAAAGCTGATAGTTCTCGCGTTCTTGTTCGTGACCGTGGTCGTCGGTGTGATCGCGATGACGAAGGCTCAGCGCCGCATCCCGACTCAGAGTGCCAAACACGTTCGCGGGCGCCGGGTGTACGGCGGGACGCGGCAGTTCCTTCCGATGAAGGTGAACGCGGCCGGCGTGATGCCCGTCATCTTCGCCAGCACGCTGCTCATTCTGCCGTGGTTCTTCTTCAACGCAATCTACAACCTGTCCGACAGTTCGCTCGGCTGGGCCGGTACGCTCTCGACGATGTTCCAGAACCACCGCGGCTGGCTCTACAACTTCATGTACGTGATTATGATCTACGTCTTCACGTACTTCTGGGTGGCGATCACCTTCAACCCGAAGGAAATCGCGGACAACCTGAAGGACCACGGGAGTTTCATCCCCGGGTACCGGCCCGGTAAGAAGACGGCCGACTACCTGGAACGGGTTCTGATGCGGGTCACGTTTGTCGGGGCCGCGTTCCTCGCGATCATCGCGATCATCCCGAACGTCATCTCCAGCGAACTGGAGATCCCGGTTCAGGTCGCCAGCTTCTACGGCGGTACCGGACTGCTGATCGTCATCAGCGTGGCACTGGACCTCGTGCAAAAGATCAACAGCCACCTCGTGATGCGGAACTATCCGAGCCTCACAGACGAGACGTGA
- the rpmJ gene encoding 50S ribosomal protein L36, with product MKVRASVRRICDKCKLIKRKGVVRVICEDPRHKQRQG from the coding sequence ATGAAGGTACGAGCCAGCGTGCGACGGATCTGCGATAAGTGCAAGCTGATTAAGCGCAAAGGCGTCGTGCGCGTGATCTGCGAAGACCCTCGCCACAAGCAGCGCCAGGGTTGA
- the map gene encoding type I methionyl aminopeptidase: protein MLKPNANRPPELKSAREIALMREAGKLVARALKICREMAKPGVKTIEIDQAVEAFYAKYMAVPLFKGYPGKTPFPAVTCLSVNEQVVHGIPGQRVLKEGDLLKIDTACKFNGWCADRAITVPIGTISPEKARLLKIGEETLQIAIDLLPRRKWWSQVASEMQRHVEKAGFSVVTSYVGHGIGRTMHENPQVPNYVDHETRKSDFKLEPGLTLAVEPMVNMRRPEVDTLGDQWTVVTRDRLASVHVEHTLALTSSGVVIVTADEGAFDDDSPAPVAAPPV from the coding sequence ATGCTCAAACCCAACGCCAACCGCCCGCCGGAACTGAAATCCGCCCGCGAAATCGCGCTCATGCGCGAGGCGGGCAAACTGGTCGCTCGCGCGCTGAAAATCTGCCGCGAGATGGCCAAGCCGGGCGTGAAAACGATCGAGATCGATCAGGCGGTCGAAGCGTTCTACGCGAAGTACATGGCGGTGCCGCTGTTCAAGGGTTACCCGGGCAAGACGCCGTTCCCGGCCGTAACCTGTTTGAGCGTGAACGAGCAGGTGGTCCACGGCATCCCGGGCCAGCGCGTGCTGAAGGAGGGCGATCTGCTGAAGATCGACACCGCCTGCAAGTTCAACGGCTGGTGCGCGGACCGCGCGATCACGGTTCCTATTGGGACCATCTCCCCGGAAAAGGCGCGGCTCCTGAAGATCGGTGAGGAGACGCTCCAGATCGCGATTGACCTGTTGCCGCGCCGGAAGTGGTGGAGCCAGGTCGCCAGCGAGATGCAGCGGCACGTGGAGAAGGCCGGGTTCAGCGTGGTGACGTCCTACGTCGGGCACGGCATCGGGCGCACGATGCACGAGAACCCGCAGGTGCCGAACTACGTCGACCACGAGACCCGCAAGTCCGACTTCAAGCTCGAACCGGGGCTCACGCTCGCGGTCGAGCCGATGGTGAACATGCGGCGCCCGGAAGTGGACACGCTCGGCGACCAGTGGACCGTGGTGACGCGGGACCGGCTCGCGAGCGTCCACGTCGAGCACACGCTGGCCCTCACGTCCAGTGGGGTGGTCATCGTGACGGCCGACGAGGGCGCGTTCGATGACGACTCGCCCGCGCCGGTCGCCGCGCCGCCCGTATAA
- the rpsD gene encoding 30S ribosomal protein S4: protein MARNTDPVCKMCRREQMKLFLKGDRCFSPKCPIDRESLPPGMHGARRSKTSEYGIRLREKQKLKRFYGVLEAQFRRYYTLATRATGNTGEQLLSILERRLDNVVHRLGFAINRNSGRQMVAHGHVLVNGVKCDIPSMLVKPGDIIKVKGRDSSLKMARETLAKGAVRIPDFLELTGNQDAPEGRMTRIPSRQDVDERITDIREQLIIEIATR, encoded by the coding sequence ATGGCCCGTAACACAGACCCCGTTTGCAAGATGTGCCGCCGGGAACAGATGAAGCTGTTCCTCAAGGGTGACCGGTGCTTCAGCCCGAAGTGCCCCATCGACCGCGAGTCGCTGCCGCCCGGTATGCACGGCGCGCGCCGCAGCAAGACCTCGGAGTACGGCATCCGCCTCCGCGAGAAGCAGAAGCTCAAGCGGTTCTACGGGGTGCTCGAGGCACAGTTCCGCCGCTACTACACGCTCGCGACGCGGGCCACGGGGAACACCGGCGAACAGTTGCTCTCGATTCTGGAGCGCCGGCTCGATAACGTCGTCCACCGGCTCGGGTTCGCGATCAACCGCAACTCCGGGCGCCAGATGGTCGCCCACGGGCACGTCCTGGTGAACGGCGTGAAGTGCGACATCCCCAGCATGCTGGTGAAGCCCGGCGACATCATCAAGGTAAAGGGCCGCGACTCCAGCCTGAAGATGGCCCGCGAGACGCTCGCGAAGGGCGCGGTCCGCATCCCGGACTTCCTCGAGTTGACCGGTAACCAGGACGCCCCCGAGGGGCGCATGACCCGCATCCCGAGCCGCCAGGACGTGGACGAGCGGATCACCGATATCCGCGAGCAGCTCATCATCGAAATCGCTACGCGCTAA
- the rplO gene encoding 50S ribosomal protein L15: MDLTSVSSAGIEKRRLKRRVGRGIGSGHGKTCGLGHKGQYASAGARLPSGLFEGGQMPLFRRWPKRGFSHATWDKTAAVVNVGDLDQFDVNSTVDMAALKGRRLVVGTFDHLRILGEGATALTKKLTVRADHFTKSAKAAIEKAGGTCELIPKPKKPVRNKMGSKKKALDAARAAKAAKA; this comes from the coding sequence ATGGACCTGACTAGCGTTTCTTCCGCGGGTATCGAAAAGCGCCGGCTCAAGCGGCGCGTCGGACGCGGCATCGGCTCCGGCCACGGCAAGACGTGCGGACTCGGTCACAAGGGGCAGTACGCCAGCGCCGGTGCCCGGCTCCCCAGTGGGTTGTTTGAAGGCGGTCAGATGCCGCTGTTCCGCCGCTGGCCGAAGCGCGGCTTCAGCCACGCGACCTGGGACAAGACCGCGGCGGTCGTGAACGTCGGCGACCTCGACCAGTTCGATGTGAACAGCACCGTCGACATGGCCGCCCTCAAGGGGCGCCGGCTCGTCGTCGGGACGTTCGATCACCTGCGCATCCTCGGCGAAGGGGCGACCGCCCTGACCAAGAAGCTCACCGTGCGTGCGGACCACTTCACGAAGTCGGCGAAGGCCGCGATCGAGAAGGCCGGCGGCACCTGCGAGCTGATCCCCAAGCCGAAGAAGCCGGTGCGCAACAAGATGGGGTCGAAGAAGAAGGCGCTGGACGCTGCTCGCGCGGCCAAAGCTGCCAAGGCGTGA
- a CDS encoding adenylate kinase family protein, with protein sequence MRLVLVGPPGSGKGTQAERLVQRFGLTVIGTGAMFRDAIARDTTMGRQVRPMMDQGLLVPDPIVNDVVAELFRGPTRPERFVMDGYPRTYAQAIAFDALLHLEYLSLDAVINLAIPDDEVVRRIGGRRCCSNPECGVCFHSMARPPKVTGQCDVCGHPLLQRDDDNEETIRRRLGEFHKNTDDLLTHYRKQKLVDDIAATDPPDVIFQSILTALTRRNPKAQEVL encoded by the coding sequence ATGCGATTGGTGCTCGTCGGACCACCGGGCAGCGGCAAGGGAACGCAGGCCGAGCGGCTCGTTCAGCGGTTCGGCCTCACCGTCATTGGCACCGGTGCGATGTTCCGCGACGCGATCGCACGCGACACGACGATGGGGCGCCAGGTGCGGCCGATGATGGACCAGGGGCTGCTCGTCCCCGATCCGATCGTCAACGACGTGGTCGCCGAACTGTTCCGTGGTCCCACGCGCCCGGAACGGTTCGTGATGGACGGGTACCCGCGAACGTATGCCCAGGCGATTGCGTTCGACGCGCTCTTGCACCTAGAATACCTGTCGCTGGACGCGGTCATCAACCTGGCCATCCCCGACGACGAGGTGGTCCGGCGCATTGGCGGGCGCCGCTGCTGCTCGAACCCGGAATGCGGTGTGTGCTTTCACTCGATGGCCCGCCCGCCAAAAGTGACGGGGCAGTGCGACGTCTGTGGGCACCCGTTACTCCAGCGAGACGACGATAACGAAGAGACGATCCGGCGGCGGCTCGGCGAGTTTCACAAGAACACGGACGATCTACTGACCCACTATCGGAAGCAGAAACTGGTCGACGACATCGCCGCGACCGATCCGCCCGACGTAATATTCCAAAGCATCCTGACGGCACTGACGCGACGAAATCCCAAGGCCCAAGAGGTTCTCTAA